In the genome of Streptomyces sp. SLBN-118, the window GTGACGGGCAGGGCCGCTTCGACGTCGCCCGCAACTACGCCATCGACACGGCGGGCCGCGAGATCTTCCTGCAGAACGCGGGGGTGCACACGCACTCCATCACCTCGCCCGACCTGGGCATGGGCGCGTACCGCAACGCCTGCATCATCAGAGAACTGCTGGGATCCGAGTACTACGCCGTCGAAAAGTCCATCGCGTTCCAGGAGTTCGCAGTTTGACATCCTCCACCCCCTATAGGGGATGGATTCCAGCCATCGCTGGCTGGGCTTTCTGCTTCAGTGACCGTTGCCTGCCCGGAGGTCTCCGTTGGGGTCTTACACCGTCTCCACAGACTGTAACCGCCAGCCCGGCGGCCAGGATGTTGCGTGCCGCGTTGATGTCCCGGTCCAGCACCAGGGGACATCGGTCGCAGCGGAAGACCCGCTCCCTCAGCGGCAGGTCGCCCTTGACATGCCCGCAGGCGGAGCAAGTCTTGGACGAGGGGTACCAGCGGTCGATAACCACGAGGTCGCGGCCGTACCACTGGCACTTGTACTCCAGCTGGGAGCGCAGCTCCGTCCAGCTCGCATCGCTGATCGCCCGCGCCAGCGTGGGGGTCTTGACCATGTTGCGGACGGACAGGTCCTCGATCACGACCGTTTGGTTCTCACGGACGAGACGAGTAGTCAGCTTCTGCAGGTGGTCCCGGCGGCGGTCGGCGATCCGCGCGTGCACGCGAGCGACCTTGACGCGGGCCTTCTCCCGGTTCTTCGAGCCCTTCTCCTTGCGGGCCAGGTCCCGCTGCGCCCGCGCCAGGCTCGCGCGGTCCTTACGCTCGAACTTCGGGTTCACAACCTTGCCTCGGGCGTCGCTCAGCCCCTCGACCGGCCGCGACAGGGCGACCAGGGACGTGATCCCGACGTCGATCCCTACCGCGGCATCCAGGCGCGGCAGCGGCTTGACGGCCGGGTCCTCGCACAGCATCGAAACGAACCAGCGTCCCGCGCTGTCCTGCGACACGGTCACCGTGGACGGCACGGCGCCGCCGGGGAGCGGACGCGAGAACACGACATCCAGAGGCTCGGCCATCTTCGCCAAGGTCAACTGTCCGCCACGGAACGTGAACGCCGAGCGTGTGTACTCCGCGCTCTTGCGGGTCTTCCTCTTCGACTTGAAACGCGGGTACTTACCTCGCTTCTCCCAGAAACGAGTGAATGCTCCCTGCAGATGACGCAGTGCCTGTTGCAGCGGCACCGACGACACCTCCGCGAGAAACGCCAATTCCTCAGTCTTCTTCCAGGCGGTCAGCATCGCGGACGTGGCGTTGTAGTTCACCCGCTCCTGCCGCTGGTACCACGCCGCAGTGCGGGCTTCCAACGCCAGGTTGTAGACCTTCCGCACACACCCGAATGTGCGCGACAGCTCGGCTGCTTGCGCATCGGTCGGATAAAAGCGGTACCGATAGGCCCGCTTCACATGCTCGGTCTTCACCCCTAACAAACTAAGTCCCCATCCGGTAAGGAGCAAATCCCGTGCAGATCAGGACAGTTCGGAATATACTCCGGCGCTCCGCGCCTGCGAGCCAAGGACCCATTCTTTTCCAGCCTGAAACCCAGGACTTCCTGGGAGAAGAAGGATGACCTTCACCGTCCGCCCCCTCGATCCGTTCACTGACGCCGGGCTGGTGCACGGATGGGTCACCCACCCCAAAGCCGCGTTCTGGCTGATGCAGGACGCGAAACTCCAGGACGTCGAGCGCGAGTACATGGCGATAGCCGCCCATGAGCACCACGACGCCTTCATCGGGCTGAAGGACGGCGAGCCCGTCTTCCTGATGGAGCGCTACGACCCGGCGCACGTCGAACTCGTCGGGCTGTACGACGCCCGGCCGGGCGACGTCGGCATGCACTTCCTGGTCGCGCCGACCGACACGCCCGTGCACGGCTTCACCCGCGCGGTGATCACCGCGGTGATGGACACGCTGTTCGCGGACGAGGCCACCCGGCGTGTGGTCGTCGAGCCGGACGTGCGCAACAAGGCCGTTCACGCGCTCAACGAGGCCGTCGGCTTCGAGATCGTCAAGAAGATCGCGAAGCCGGAGAAGGACGCGTACCTGAGCATCTGTACGCGCGAACAGTTCCTGGCGGCGCGAGGAGCGGTCCGATGAGCCTCACCGACGCCGTATCGCATCTGACGCCCGAGCGATGGGAGCAGGCCAACCGGCTCCTCGTCCGCAAGGCGCTGGCGGAGTTCTCGCACGAGCGGCTGCTGGTCCCCGAGTCGCTCGGCGGGGGTACTTCCCGGGCCGAAGGCCCGGGAGGAGACCGCTACCGGGTCCTCAGCGACGACTCCGCGACCGAATACCGCTTCTCCGCACGCCGGTTCGCCCTCGACCACTGGCAGGTCGACGCCGACTCGATCACCCGCCACCGGGAGGGCGAACGGCAGCCCCTGGACGCGCTGGACTTCTTCATCGAACTGCGCGGCTCGCTGGGGCTGAGCGAGGAGATCCTGCCGGTCTATCTGGAGGAGATATCCTCCACCCTCTCCGGCACGGCCTTCAAACTCACCAAAAAGCCCGTCACCTCCGCCGAACTCGCCACGGCCGGCTTCCAGGCCATAGAGACCGGCATGACCGAGGGCCACCCCTGCTTCGTGGCCAACAACGGCCGGCTCGGCTTCGGAGTGCACGAATACCTCTCGTACGCCCCCGAGGCGGCCGGCGAGATCCGCCTCGTGTGGCTCGCCGCCCGTCGGGATGTCGCCACGTTCACGGCAGGCGCCGGACTCGACTACGCGTCGCTGATCCAGAGCGAGCTCGGCGAAGCGGCGCTCGCCCGCTTCGGCGGGCAGCTCAGTGCGATGGGCCTCGACCTCGCCGACTACTTCCTGCTGCCCGTCCACCCCTGGCAGTGGTGGAACAAACTGTCCGTCACCTTCGCCTCCGAAGTCGCCCAGCAGCGGCTCGTGTGCCTGGGCACCGGCGACGACGACTATCTCGCGCAGCAGTCGATCCGCACCTTCTTCAATACGAGCGCGCCGGCGAAGCACTACGTCAAAACCGCGCTGTCCGTACTGAACATGGGCTTTATGCGGGGCCTTTCTGCCGCGTACATGGAGGCGACCCCGGCGATCAACGACTGGCTCGCGGGCCTGATCGACAGCGACGACGTCCTGAAGGCGGCGCGCTTCTCGATCATCCGGGAGCGGGCGGCGATCGGGTACCACCACCGCCAGTACGAGCGGGCGACCGACCGCTACTCGCCGTACCGCAAAATGCTCGCCGCGCTGTGGCGCGAGAGCCCGGTGCCGTCGCTGCGGGCGGGTGAGCGGGCGGCGACCATGGCGTCGCTGCTCCACGTCGACCACGAGGGCTCATCGTTCGCGGGCGCGCTGATCGACGAGTCGGGCCTCGCCCCGGCCGACTGGCTGCGGCGGTACTTGGACGCGTACCTGACGCCGATCCTGCACAGCTTCTACGCGTACGACCTGGCCTTCATGCCGCACGGCGAGAACGTCATCCTGGTCATCGGCGAGGACGGCACGGTCCGGCGCGCGATCTTCAAGGACATCGCCGAGGAGATCGTTGTGATGGACGCGGACGCGGTACTTCCGCCGGCCGTCGAGCGGATCCGCGCGGACATCCCCGACGACATGAAGCTGCTGTCCGTCTTCACGGACGTCTTCGACTGCTTCTTCCGCTTCCTGGCGGCTACGCTGGTCGCGGAGGAGCGGATCGACGAGGAGACGTTCTGGAGGACGGTCGCCGAGCGCGTGCTGGCGTACCAGGAATCGGTGCCGCATCTCGCGGACAGGTTCCGGGAGTACGACATGTTCGCGGACGAGTTCGCGCTCTCGTGCCTCAACCGGCTCCAGCTGCGCAACAACAAGCAGATGGTGGATCTGGCGGACCCGGCGGCCGCGCTGCAGCTGGTCGGCTCGCTGGAGAACCCGATCGCGCGGTTCTCCCACTGAAACGGGGCGCGCGCCGGTGAATACGGTCCCTCACCGGCGCGCCCGTCCTCTCGCCCTCAGGTCATCCCGAAGGCCATGGCACCTGCGGGCTGCGGTAGAAGTCGATGCCCAGCGCCTGCATGCGCGGCCCCTGCGCCGCCAGCCGCACCCGGTATGCCTCCCAGTCGTGCGTGGAGGCAGGCGACCAGCCCAGCTCCGCGACGCCCACCACCCTCGGGAACGCCATGAACTCGATGTGGTCGCTCGTCGAGATCGTCTCCGACCACAGCGGTGCCTCGACCCCCGCCACCGCCGACGCCGGAGCCCCCGGCAGATACGCGCCCGGATCCCAGTCGTACGCCCTGCGCACCTCGACAAAGCCTGCCCAGTCCAGCCCCAGCGGGGTGTCCTTGGTGTACTTCATGTCGAGGTAGATACGGTCCGCGGGCGACAGGATCAGCCCTGTGCCGTTCCGCGCGGCCCGCGCGACCTGCGCCTTCTCCTCGGCGCCGGTGCCGTCCAGACCCCAGTACTGCGCGAGCGCGCCCTTGGCGGGCGTGGCGCCGGTCAGCTGGTGCCAACCGACCACCGTCTTCCCGTACTTGGCGACGATGGGCTGCACCTTGTCCATGAACGCCACATAGTCCGCGTGGCTGGTGGAGTGCGCCTCGTCACCGCCGATGTGGAGGTACCTGCCGGGCGTCATCGCGGCGAGCTCGCGCACGACGTCGTCCACGAAGTCGTACGTCACGGCCTTCGGCACGCACAGCGAGCTGAAGCCGACGTCCGTGCCGGTGTAGAGGGGCGGCGCGACGCCGTTGCAGTTCAGCTGGGCGTACGAGGCGAGCGCGGCGTTCGTGTGGCCCGGCATGTCGATCTCCGGGACGACCTCCAGATAGCGCGAGGCGGCATAGCCGAGGATCTCCTTGTACTGGGCCTTGGTGTAGGAGCCGCCGGGCCCGCCGCCGACCTGGGTCGAGCCGCCGTAGGTGGCCAGTCGCGGCCAGGAGTCGATGGCGATGCGCCAGCCCTGGTCGTCGGAGAGATGCAGATGCAGTTTGTTGATCTTGTACAGCGCGAGCTGGTCGACATAGCGCTTGACCTGGTCGACGGTGAAGAAGTGCCGGGAGACGTCGAGCATCGCACCCCGGTACGCATAACGCGGGGTGTCGGTGACGGTGCCGCCCGCGACCTGCCACGGGCCCCGCCGGGGGGTGTCCTTCTCCACGGCTGCGGGCAGCAGCTGGCGGAGCGTCTGCACGGCGTGGAAGAGGCCGGCGGGCTTGTGGGCGGTGAGGGTGAGCCCGGCGGGCGAGGACTGGAGCCGGTAGCCCTCGTCGCCGAGCGCACGGTCGGCTGCGCTCAGCCGCAGCCGGATGCCACCGGGGGCGGGGCCGTCGGTGACGGGCAGCGCGTATCCGGTCGACGGCCGCAGAATCCCGGCGAGATAGGTTCCTATCTGCCGCCCCTCACGGGAGTTCCCCTCGACCCGGATCCGGGTCGAGGGGGTGAGCGAGTACGGATCGCCGCCCGGGCGCACGGACGCGGGGGCGGGGACGATCTGCCCGAGGGGCCGGGGCGTGGACGCGGACAGGGCGGGTCCGGCTCCGATGGCGCAGATGCCCGCGGCGGCGACGAGCAGCAGCGAGCCGAACAGACGGGGTAACGCTCTGGGCTGTCTCACAGGCTGGGTCCCTTCGACGGGCGTCGCGACTGTGGTGCCGAGCAACCGAACGGCAGTCAACATGCGTACCGTGCACCCCAGTTGAGGTCAAGGTGTAGACCACTTCCTCAGGCCTCGGGCGAAAGAATCCCGCATGGCGGCTGTGCCGTCCCGGGGGCAGCCCCCGGACCCCCGGCCGAGAAACCCGCAGGCACACCCCCGGCCAACTCACCCTGGGCGAACCCCCGTACCCCACCCCCCGATGCGAGAATCCCCGCATGGCGGAAATCATCCAGAAGGACGGCACCTGGACCTTCGACGGGGACACCGTGCGCATCGTGCCCGGCAGCGACAAGAGCGTGAGCCTCCTGCGCAAGACCCTCGGGGAAGTCGCCGTACCCCTGACCGCGCTCGCCGGGATCTCCTTCGAACCCGGCAAGAAGTCCGGACGCCTGCGGCTGCGGCTGCGCAACGGCGCCGACCCGCTTCTGCAGATCACCGGCGGCAAGCTGGAGGACGGCTCCGACCCCTATCGGCTCACCGTCGAGAACGACCGCACCGGCGTCGCCGAGTACTTCGTCGACGAGGTCCGCAACGCCCTGCTGCTCGAGCAGGTGCCGACCGGCCCCGTCGACTCTTATCTCCTGCCGGGACCCGCCCTGCCCATCACCGTCGGCGCGGGCGACGGCACCGCCACCTTCGACGGTGAGCGGATCCGGCTGGAGTGGAACTGGAAGACCGAGGAGTCCAAGTCCTCAGGCGGCGCTCGCAGCGTCGCCCTGGAGGACGTGGAGGCGGTGGAGTGGCTGCCCTCGGCCGGTCTTGAGAACGGCTACCTCCGGTTCCGGGTGACCAAGGCCGGCTCCCCGCCCCCACCGAAGTACGACCCGTACGCCGTGGAGCTGTGGGGCTTTCGCAAGGACCCCCTGATGGCGCTGGTCGGGGCGGCCGTAACGGCAGGGATGCCGCATCCGTACGCACCGCAGGACGCCGTGCCGTCCCTCGCGCCCGGCAGCGACGATCATGACGCGCTGCTGCGCCGCCTGCGCGAGCTGGGCGAGCTGCATCACGCCGGGATACTGACGGAAGAGGAGTTCACCACCGCAAAACGGGCGGTTCTGAAGCGGCTCTGAGTGAGATGTGCCCGCGATCGGGCAGGATTCTTGCAATCTCGACAGGTGGCACCGCAATATCTACGGGTGCTCGAACGCCGCCCATCGTCCCACGACGATCTCATCGACCATCTGGTGCGCAGCACCGCGCTCCAGCGCGGTGAGGCGGCCCGGGTGGTGCTCGACGTGCTGGCGTACTTCGACGAGAAGACCGAGGAATTCGTCCGCCGCCGCCACCGTGAGCTGCAATCGGGTGGCCTGGCGAACACGGAGATCTTCGAGCGCATCGCGGCCGAGCTGCCGTACCGCGCCGTGGCGCCGCCGGAGCTCTCGCTCCGCCAATTGCGCCGCATCGTCTACGGCTGACCGGCCGGGCACACATCTGATCTACCGGAGGGCATAACTCTATGTGTGGAATTGTCGGTTACATCGGCAAGCGTGACGTGGCTCCGCTGCTGCTGGAAGGCCTGCAGCGGCTGGAGTACCGGGGCTACGACTCCGCGGGCATCGTGATCACGAGCCCCAAGGCCGCCGGCCTGAAAATGGTCAAGGCCAAGGGCCGGGTCCGTGACCTGGAGGCCCGGATCCCCAAGCGCTTCGCCGGCACCACCGGCATCGCCCACACCCGCTGGGCCACCCACGGCGCTCCCAGCGACATCAATTCGCACCCGCATCTCGACCCCGAGAACAAGGTCGCGGTCGTCCACAACGGCATCGTCGACAACGCCGCCGAGCTGCGCGCGAAGCTGGAAGCGGACGGCGTCGTCTTCGCCTCCGAGACCGACACCGAGGTGCTCACCCACCTGATCGCCCGTTCCCAGGCCGAGAAGCTCGAGGAGAAGGTCCGCGAGGCGCTCAAGGTCGTCGAGGGCACCTATGGCATCGCCGTCATGCACGCCGACTTCAGCGACCGCATCGTCGTGGCCCGCAACGGCTCCCCGGTCGTCCT includes:
- a CDS encoding RNA-guided endonuclease TnpB family protein produces the protein MKTEHVKRAYRYRFYPTDAQAAELSRTFGCVRKVYNLALEARTAAWYQRQERVNYNATSAMLTAWKKTEELAFLAEVSSVPLQQALRHLQGAFTRFWEKRGKYPRFKSKRKTRKSAEYTRSAFTFRGGQLTLAKMAEPLDVVFSRPLPGGAVPSTVTVSQDSAGRWFVSMLCEDPAVKPLPRLDAAVGIDVGITSLVALSRPVEGLSDARGKVVNPKFERKDRASLARAQRDLARKEKGSKNREKARVKVARVHARIADRRRDHLQKLTTRLVRENQTVVIEDLSVRNMVKTPTLARAISDASWTELRSQLEYKCQWYGRDLVVIDRWYPSSKTCSACGHVKGDLPLRERVFRCDRCPLVLDRDINAARNILAAGLAVTVCGDGVRPQRRPPGRQRSLKQKAQPAMAGIHPL
- a CDS encoding GNAT family N-acetyltransferase → MTFTVRPLDPFTDAGLVHGWVTHPKAAFWLMQDAKLQDVEREYMAIAAHEHHDAFIGLKDGEPVFLMERYDPAHVELVGLYDARPGDVGMHFLVAPTDTPVHGFTRAVITAVMDTLFADEATRRVVVEPDVRNKAVHALNEAVGFEIVKKIAKPEKDAYLSICTREQFLAARGAVR
- a CDS encoding IucA/IucC family siderophore biosynthesis protein, producing the protein MSLTDAVSHLTPERWEQANRLLVRKALAEFSHERLLVPESLGGGTSRAEGPGGDRYRVLSDDSATEYRFSARRFALDHWQVDADSITRHREGERQPLDALDFFIELRGSLGLSEEILPVYLEEISSTLSGTAFKLTKKPVTSAELATAGFQAIETGMTEGHPCFVANNGRLGFGVHEYLSYAPEAAGEIRLVWLAARRDVATFTAGAGLDYASLIQSELGEAALARFGGQLSAMGLDLADYFLLPVHPWQWWNKLSVTFASEVAQQRLVCLGTGDDDYLAQQSIRTFFNTSAPAKHYVKTALSVLNMGFMRGLSAAYMEATPAINDWLAGLIDSDDVLKAARFSIIRERAAIGYHHRQYERATDRYSPYRKMLAALWRESPVPSLRAGERAATMASLLHVDHEGSSFAGALIDESGLAPADWLRRYLDAYLTPILHSFYAYDLAFMPHGENVILVIGEDGTVRRAIFKDIAEEIVVMDADAVLPPAVERIRADIPDDMKLLSVFTDVFDCFFRFLAATLVAEERIDEETFWRTVAERVLAYQESVPHLADRFREYDMFADEFALSCLNRLQLRNNKQMVDLADPAAALQLVGSLENPIARFSH
- a CDS encoding beta-N-acetylhexosaminidase, with the protein product MRQPRALPRLFGSLLLVAAAGICAIGAGPALSASTPRPLGQIVPAPASVRPGGDPYSLTPSTRIRVEGNSREGRQIGTYLAGILRPSTGYALPVTDGPAPGGIRLRLSAADRALGDEGYRLQSSPAGLTLTAHKPAGLFHAVQTLRQLLPAAVEKDTPRRGPWQVAGGTVTDTPRYAYRGAMLDVSRHFFTVDQVKRYVDQLALYKINKLHLHLSDDQGWRIAIDSWPRLATYGGSTQVGGGPGGSYTKAQYKEILGYAASRYLEVVPEIDMPGHTNAALASYAQLNCNGVAPPLYTGTDVGFSSLCVPKAVTYDFVDDVVRELAAMTPGRYLHIGGDEAHSTSHADYVAFMDKVQPIVAKYGKTVVGWHQLTGATPAKGALAQYWGLDGTGAEEKAQVARAARNGTGLILSPADRIYLDMKYTKDTPLGLDWAGFVEVRRAYDWDPGAYLPGAPASAVAGVEAPLWSETISTSDHIEFMAFPRVVGVAELGWSPASTHDWEAYRVRLAAQGPRMQALGIDFYRSPQVPWPSG
- a CDS encoding DUF4429 domain-containing protein, which produces MAEIIQKDGTWTFDGDTVRIVPGSDKSVSLLRKTLGEVAVPLTALAGISFEPGKKSGRLRLRLRNGADPLLQITGGKLEDGSDPYRLTVENDRTGVAEYFVDEVRNALLLEQVPTGPVDSYLLPGPALPITVGAGDGTATFDGERIRLEWNWKTEESKSSGGARSVALEDVEAVEWLPSAGLENGYLRFRVTKAGSPPPPKYDPYAVELWGFRKDPLMALVGAAVTAGMPHPYAPQDAVPSLAPGSDDHDALLRRLRELGELHHAGILTEEEFTTAKRAVLKRL